A stretch of DNA from Euzebya rosea:
CGTCATGACCGTCGACGCGCAGCCCTCGGGGCTGGGCTGGATGCCGGACGGCTCGATGCTGGTCGTGTCGATGCGGGACCATCGGCTGCTGCGCCGGGCCGCCGACGGGACGGTGACGGTCCATGCCGACCTCTCCGAGCACTGTGGTGGCAAGGCCAACGACATGGTGGTGGACGCGCAGGGGCGGGCGTTCGTCGGCAACTTCGGCTTCGACCTGATGGGTGGCGCCGACCCCTCCCCGGCCACCCTCGTCAGGGTCGATCCGGACGGTTCGGTGTCGGTGGCGGCCGAGGACATGTGGTTCCCCAACGGCAGCGTCATCCTGCCCGACGAGGCGACGCTGGTCGTCGGAGAGACCATGGGCGCCCGCTACACCGCCTTCACCATCGCCGAGGACGGGTCGTTGACCGACCGGCGGACGTGGGCGGAGCTCGCGCCGGCCCCGACCCTCGGGACGCTGGAGGAGACCCTCGCCGGGCTGGCGATCGGTCCCGATGGCTGCACCCTGGACGTCGAGGGGCACATCTGGGCGGCCGACGCCATGGGGGCGCGGGTGCTGCGTGTCGCCCCCGGTGGCGAGGTCGTCGACCAGGTCACGATGCCCGAGGGGCTGGGCGCCTTCGCCTGCCAGCTCGGCGGCGAGGACGGCCGGACCTTGCTGATCTGCGCGGCACCGGACTTCCTCGAGCACATGCGCATGGACGCCACCGAGGCGGTCCTGTTGACGACCACCGTTGAGGTCGGGCACGCCGGCAGACCCTGACCGGACCTGACACGTCGTCAGCGCCCCGTCAGAGGCGGACCCGTTCGAGGTGCCGTGGGACCACCGCGTGCCAGTCCAGCTCGGCTTCGATGGCATCACGGAGCGCCTCGGCGCCGTCCTGCTCGCCGTGGACGAGGTGGACCAGCTCCGGGGCGGGCCGTGCGGAGCGGAGCCAACCCATCAGCTCGTCGTGGTCGGCGTGCACCGAGAACGACCGGAGGTTGGCGACCTCGGCCCGGACCCGGACGTAGGTGCCCATCATCTTCAGCTGGGCGGGCCAGTCGGCGAGACGGCGTCCCCGCGTGCCCTCTGCCTGGAAGCCGACCAGGACCACGGCGTTGCGCGGGTCGGGCAGCAGCCTGGCGAGGTGGTGCAGGACCCGACCCCCGGTGGCCATGCCGGAGGCGGAGATGATGATCGACGGGCCGGTCAGCTGGGCGAGCGCCTTGGACCCCTCGACGTCACGGACCTCGTGGAGGTGCCCGGTGTCGAAGGGGTCGGCCTGCCCGCGCAGCTCGGGACGGATGTCGGCCGCACCCTCCTCGATGGCGGTGCGGTAGACGTCGAGGGCCCGCAGCGCCATCGGGCTGTCGGCGTGGACGGGGAGCGTCGGTAGGCGGCCCGATGACATCAGCTCGCGGAGGCGCAGCAGCACGACCTCGGTGCGGTCGACCGCGAACGCGGGGATGAGGACGGTGCCGCCGCGGGCGGCCGTCCGGTCGATGATCCGGGCGAGCTGGTCGATGGCGTCGGTGTCGTCGTGCTGGCGGCCGCCGTAGGTCGACTCGAGGACGATGACATCGGCGTCGGTCGGTGGGGTGGGCGGCACGAGCAGGGGGTGCCGTGGCCGACCGAGGTCGCCGCTGAACAGCACCCGTCGTCCGCTGTCGGCCAGGTCGAGCGCGACGGTCGACGAGCCGAGGATGTGCCCGGCCG
This window harbors:
- a CDS encoding MBL fold metallo-hydrolase RNA specificity domain-containing protein, whose translation is MTAAARRPAVPILGFLGAAGTVTGSRFLLRTARSTVLVDCGLFQGHGKVRRRNWAPFPANAAAIDAVVLTHAHVDHSGYLPRLRNEGFRGPVFCTDGTADLVRIVLPDSGHLQEEEARFANRMGYSKHEPALPLYTEKDARAVLPSLQTVPFGHPTPITDDVTVTLQPAGHILGSSTVALDLADSGRRVLFSGDLGRPRHPLLVPPTPPTDADVIVLESTYGGRQHDDTDAIDQLARIIDRTAARGGTVLIPAFAVDRTEVVLLRLRELMSSGRLPTLPVHADSPMALRALDVYRTAIEEGAADIRPELRGQADPFDTGHLHEVRDVEGSKALAQLTGPSIIISASGMATGGRVLHHLARLLPDPRNAVVLVGFQAEGTRGRRLADWPAQLKMMGTYVRVRAEVANLRSFSVHADHDELMGWLRSARPAPELVHLVHGEQDGAEALRDAIEAELDWHAVVPRHLERVRL
- a CDS encoding SMP-30/gluconolactonase/LRE family protein translates to MGYELATLLDGGHFYEGPRWHDGTWWVSDFYAHTVQRVTADGHAEVVMTVDAQPSGLGWMPDGSMLVVSMRDHRLLRRAADGTVTVHADLSEHCGGKANDMVVDAQGRAFVGNFGFDLMGGADPSPATLVRVDPDGSVSVAAEDMWFPNGSVILPDEATLVVGETMGARYTAFTIAEDGSLTDRRTWAELAPAPTLGTLEETLAGLAIGPDGCTLDVEGHIWAADAMGARVLRVAPGGEVVDQVTMPEGLGAFACQLGGEDGRTLLICAAPDFLEHMRMDATEAVLLTTTVEVGHAGRP